Proteins encoded in a region of the Halothiobacillus diazotrophicus genome:
- a CDS encoding PepSY domain-containing protein, with amino-acid sequence MKSRYVLAGLAGIGLSLTGIVGAQAYDGESLATGAKIGMPEARTLALKARPGTITDEELEKEGGGSGLRYSFDIQGTDQVAYEVGIDARSGTVLENDRESARPD; translated from the coding sequence ATGAAATCACGTTATGTCCTTGCAGGTCTTGCCGGTATCGGCCTGAGTCTGACGGGTATCGTCGGCGCCCAGGCCTACGACGGCGAATCGCTTGCCACAGGGGCCAAGATCGGCATGCCGGAAGCGCGAACCCTGGCGCTCAAGGCCCGACCGGGCACCATCACCGACGAAGAACTGGAAAAGGAGGGCGGTGGTAGTGGTCTGCGCTATTCGTTCGACATCCAGGGGACCGATCAAGTGGCCTATGAAGTCGGTATCGATGCCCGGTCGGGTACCGTACTAGAAAACGATCGGGAAAGCGCCCGTCCCGACTGA